The genomic interval gcataccccgggctcctctccagagtggtgaggatgcaaccgggactaaagccaggaggaagaagtttCTTATGTAGTTTAAGGGTGCACTAAAAGGGGTTTCCCGAAATACCCGCGGGATCGGGAATTTTTCGTTGtaactgtggcgacatctctacgccactcgtcacaacatccaatctcacaacaactgtcaatcattgcgaagaaattgacgcgctcaaccaatagcagcgaagaatctaagacgcgatttcaaagatttcacggattggagctatataaacaacctccgacacaacatcgtctgtcgcgcggttccccaggcataacacctagcctggccgaagatcttccctttggtggcggtcgagccgaatcatcgctcctgCTACATAACCATATTCAACGAATTATTGTTATCATAAAGAAGATTATCTATAATGAATATTAGTAAATGAATAACGCTATTCGGAACAGGGAGATGGCATCAGCTCGCGGCGCGTCCTTAGCCTCGGTGCTGCCTCAAGCGGCGCTGAAAGCAATGGCGCGCCGGCTGCCGGAGACCGAGGGCGAGGTCCTGTCGCTCCCGCACGTCACGCGCGCCAACTACCAGAAGTACGGGGCGCAGCTGCTGCAGATCACCGCCTCGTATGCTGTGGAGAAAATGGGTGGGTGAATTGATTGTATTTGTCATTTCTTAGTAgttatatatagtcacgtctttattccttgcggggtagtcagagtcaacagtgaaaagactgattggctaTTTTAAGTTGGGTGGCTTAGTGATAtgtagatttgagattcaaatagtggcaggttgctagctcatcatctagaagaatcccaagtaagtCTATCATTTTTTTGACAttcatgtgaaagagatggagtagtcctattattttatattggtgccgggaatggCACTCTTGATAGATTGGTTGTATGTCataatgttcgttcccgtactcctccgaaacggcttgaccgattctcataaaattttgtgaacatattgagtaggtctgagaatcggccaacatatttatattatataatttttcataccccttagtgataagggtcgtccacacttaacattttatttttaattagaaattacttaaaaattatttatatgggaAAACGACGTTTGCCGGTACAGCTAGTTTTTATGTAACACCTCATCTTTACAGGACTCTTAATGCAATACCAAGACGAGTTAGAACAAGAGCCGCCGCCGGCCGCTCGTGCGCGCGCGCCGAGCCCCGGGTCCGGCTCCGACACGGACTGGGCGAACCTCGGGCGCGCCGACCGCAGCGGCGCCTCCGCGAGGGGCAGGCGCACCTACAGGGGCGGAGTGCGGAAGAAGTCAGTATGAGAATAGGTTTCACTTTTAGGGATAACagtgagaaaataaaaagaatgaaCGGGAATTTTCGTTTTGACCGTctcctgactttagtcccggttgcatcctcaccactctggagaggaatccggggtatgcctttgaccgtggatcctggattgggtgagtcaggtttttacacgaagcgactcccgtctgacctataaataatataaaaaaacggatattctttttatttcaacctTCGTTGTGgcaatcaaatttaatttcaaattcaacatttttatcttattatgtcgtcgtaatacgcttgtctgtgacaatggaggtcccgggttcgaatcccagccagggtTTGAAGAGACTATTCTctagaactttttctgattggcctgattatatactaagtatttattataaaatatagtatcgttgagttagtatctcgtaacacaaatcccaaacttacttcgagactaattCAATCTGTCTAATTTGTctggtatatatattttctttttattactataaaaGAGGtggtttgtaaataaataacttgttATAACAGGTTCCGTCGCAAGAAGGGCGCATCTTCAGCGAAAAAGAAAGCAATTCGCGGCGCCTACAGCGGCCGCGCCCGGGGCGGCGCCGGCGGGAACACCAAACCTTTCACTggtcagtggttactgttatttattatacaccaGCTGTAGCCTGCTTCTGTGACTTTaatcttcatacatacatacatacatatggtcacgtctatatcccttgcggggtagacagagccgacagtacAGACAGTgccgaacagtcttgaaaagactgaatggccgcgttcagctgtttggcttaatgataaaattgagattcaaatagtgacaggttgctagcccatcgcctaaaaaagaatgccaagtttgtaagcgtatcccttagtcgccttttacgacatccatgggaaagagatggagtagtcctattcttttttgtattggtatcAAATATGCTGCTTAATCgccaccttttttttaaaccaccatatttgtttttttttttttatattcaatgtgCAGTCGCACTTATactgattaattatttaaataggcTAGAATTTGATATCCAGTCACAATTCttcaaaattaacttttcaatAGTAGGAAAATGTAATCAACAAACAAGTGTCATACGGTCATTTactgtaattaaataagtgTAATTCAACTgttgtactttatgatattcaataaagattttgaatagaATTTATATGGAGTGGagtgaatatattttattgtttaactaCCCGACAATTTGTACGCGTCCACTACATGTTAATATTTGAAGTTCTCATTGTCAAGTGAATTGTTTTGTAGATTcttttatgataataaattactttaaccgttatatatatatgtaattccAGGCGGCGCCAACAACCTGGGCAGCATGCCTGTTCCCAGGGGAACCGCGCTCAACACCCGCCCGGGGGTGTTCCAGAACTCTCGGGCGAGTTTCCTGTGATGTGACATGTCTTAACTtgtataagaaaaattaatttgtacagACATTGTTATTTTCCTGTGATGTGATAAATGTATGAACTTGTATAAGAAGAAATAATTTGTACACACATTGTTATTGATTCGAGTCACACGTTACAATTTTTGAGTGTTCGCAGTgcgtaaaaaaaatctctcttGAACGTAACGTTACAATTTCTCGTAAGTCacgattaaaaaagaaaacgaaaTGGCGGCGCAGCGATATAGTAttattacatacgtacatacatatggtcacgtctacatcccttgcggggagacagagccttgtcttgaaaagactgaatggccacgttcagctatttggcttaatgatagaattgagattcaaatagtgacaggttgctagcccatcacctaaaaaagaatctcaagtttgtaagcctatcccttagtcgcctttttcgacatccatgggaaagagatggagtggtcctattcttttttgtattggtgccgggaaccacacggcatatagtattattagttttccataaaatcaataataatataagaccatagaaataacataaataaatggtgAATATAAGGAATGATGTGTCCCCGTGTTTCGTTTCGTCCAGGATTCAAGACTTTCAGCTTTTAATCAGAATCCCAGGATTGAAGAGGTAAACATAAAGATCTCCAGTCTGACCTCATAGCacaatgatggaactgagattcagaTAGCAAATATTTTGTGAGTTAGATATAAAACCCTTAACTTGCTGGTCgagattaattttaagtacttttttatattacctcAAACGATTTTTTAgtgattaaatttttgaaattaaatcctttttatgtcaaattgcCCAAcgaataagtattattaatttaatattaacgaattaataaattgaattgatttttaaagttaattgtttaatttataaaccaTACCAACGGAATACCTATCGAAGTTGTTTCAAAAAGTTAGGTACAATAGTTAGTTTTATCTGACTACTTGGTCTTTGTGATGGTTCaacacttacatacataaaatcacgcctctttcccggaggggtaggcagagactacctctttccacttgccacgatctctgcatacttccttcgcttcatccacattcataactcttcatgcaagctcggcggtttcgggtacttttgacctgaccctttaccaggacgtctttaatttaatcaagatacgttcacactctccttgtatgtCTGCTTAGTGAACCTGCTTTCATTGTTCCTCTCTATaagaccgaaccatcttaacatacccttttctattactgtaattacatcttctttcacatcacagcATTCCCTTATcgcgctgttccttatccggatattatatatatatatatatatatatatatatatatatatattcctcAACACTTGGATAtcaataaacacaaaacagcTTCTGTTACTTCACAATGATAACTTCACTTTTTCGGCTCCATCGTTCAACAAAACAGACAAAATGTCGAGGTTTAAATACACACGATTTAACTTGACAAGAGACGGTATCGTCTTAACCTATAACACATAATGATAAGAAATAACAGCGCTATATATAACTCTGACAGCCAAGCATAAGTCAtgtcatatatatacatattatcacgtctttatcccaaacggggtaaacagagcgaACTGTCTCACAAACATAaggattaaattttatatcagtATCAATAATGGTTAGCGTTCATTACCTAATCGATACACAATTTGTCCATTTTGtacgttataaatattttattcatccggtcattttaaaaataaattaagtgagAAAATTCTTTTGAAGACGGAACGTATTATTCCTGCACATGTATGATGATCTTCATAGCTTCCCCTGTCCTCGCATACTCTATGGCTTCCCGCGACAGTTGCAGCGGAAAGTGGTGCGTTATGAAAGGCTTGAGGTCGATGAGACCGCGCGAGACAGCAGCCAGAGCCGCTGGGTACCTGTGGAGTTATTatgtgagtttgtttgtaatatctttattgcacagaaatttataaatataaatatatacgggacaaattacacagattgagttagcctcgaagtaagttcgatacttgttactaactcaacgatactatattttataataaatacttatacagaaaaacatccaagacccagcccgaacagaaaaagttcttttctcatcatgccctggccgggattcgaacccgggacctccggtgtcacaaacaagcgtattaccgctgcgccacagaggccggtctcgagactgttggccctatCTTCCCCGTTAAGGTTAAAGTCGTGATACATGTGAATAACTTACGTGTTGGCGATGCGGTAGGAGCCCCTGATGTCGACCTCCCGCAGCACAGCCCCGTTGAGCGGCAGCTCCGTCGTCTCGCCGCCGATTCCCACTATGGTCAGCACACCGCCCGTCCGGGTAATCTTTGAAAACAGCCTATTTATTACGGTGTATCTTATAattctatataaataatatcttacttattaatacatatatacatacatgtggtcacgtccAAGGGaaccgggaaccacgcggcaccaatacaaaattaattattaatttttttactaatttattacctcatttaaaaatctttacaagtaatgtaaagaaaaataaatgcataCGAGTTACGAGTAAAGTTTCTTAGCTACAACCTTCTTGCTGCAATTTACTTCTTAACAATGGTGTTgcgtattttatgtataatgtgTGTTTCAACCACagatataaaacataatatttatgtctGTGGTTTCAaaagcaaatcaaataaacgtCGAATAAATTTCTATCTAACTTTTATACTATGTCTTGTAATTCTCTGTGATAATGATACTTTATCAAACCTTCTTTTCTGTGGCTTGTGTCTTCCCTGACCTacagtacctacattatttaaTTGCAGTccataaaatgaattaaaaaagccTCCCTTATTATCCTTACCTCAATTTCTAATCCAAGATAATGCATTTCAAAGCTGTTACATCAACCACTTGATTAAATCAACATGTGGTGTACCAATGAGATGAGATGAGATGCCAGGCAATAGATGTTGATTGTTCGTTTGTGACagaaatgatttaaataccATGAGTGCCGCTTTGCGCACTCGCAATCCCACACGCGTCTATAGTAACGTCAGGCCGGCACCCCACCCTGCACACTATGGTGTCGctcgtctgtctgtctgtctgtcaccagCATTGTGGGCTCCCATTTACATAACTCTCAAATGCTTACCATCAGAGCTACTCGCTGCGCACTCGCAAACCCACACGCGTCTATAGTGACGTCACCCCATCCTGCACACTATGGTGTCgcccgtctgtctgtctagtCTGTCACCAGCATTGTTGGCCCCATCTATTCGAGTATAACTCTAACATGCTTACCATCAGAGCTACTCTCTGCGCACTCGCAAACCCACACGCGTCTATAGTGACGTCAGGCCGGCACCCCATCATGCTCAATATGGTGTCtgctgtctgtttgtctgtctggtCTTTCGTCACCAGCAAAGTTAGGTCAGCTCCCATAGCCTTGGCTGCGTCGAGGCGGGACTGGACTACATCTAGAAATGTCatcagaaattttatttttcatagtaaATTAAGGCTACATTGACATGATCCAAATTTGTTTGAGTTAGAAGAAGAACGAATTAAgaaaaaagagaaacaaagaaaataattagttatttttttaaatcatcacCGTCCTTTCTAttaattcctaaaaaaaatatgccgcCCTATGCCAATGAGCTATGTCACTCCCGAAGGTCGATTTTCTTTCGGTGCAGTGGTGTgcgagtttattcgttacaaacttacaaatcttttctctttgtcaatagtgtggatgtggatcACCCAATCTATGTACCAGACAATGAATAAATAGAGCCTccataatatacctataatctTCTTGcacaaaaatgataaaataaacttttagacattttaaatgataaaattgtaaaactaataaaacttatttaggACTTTGAAATCTAACATTAGTACGTCTATAGGCAGGAAGCAGAGCACTGATTTGTATAATATGAATGATACTTGAAAAGATCCTTGTAACCTATTTtctcaattaaaatatattgatcgATAGattgattttgtaatttatattttttttatcaacctGTCATCAGTATCTTTGTTGCTCCCATCGCTCTGGCAGTGATGGCGCACAATACTCCAATAGGCCCAGCGCCGAATATGACCAGCTCGGTCCCAAGTTTGATTCCGGCTCGGTTGCACGCGTGTGTCGCTATGGCCACTGGCTGAATGGCCGCGCCTTCTTCCATCGATAAATTGTCCGGGATTCTGTAATATCCATACTAATTTTGTTAGTGTGTTTGCGTATGTTTATTCGTCTTTCCAGCTTAAACCACTTAGTCGATCACAATGAAATTAAGCCTAAAATGAGAGTTATTAATcaaaatgatattttgtacATGGTTCAAAACACgtaagatagatagatagataaaatgtttattcgacAATGCTACAAAGTCAAACAAATATaagtaacaataacaaatccCTAAAACTAACACAGGTGTGCTGTAGCAAGTCGAAATGGTCATAACTCAGCGATTTTTTTGCACTGAAAGGGTACAAAAACGCTGATTTCCAGTTATTACCATTTGATGTAAATGTGGGTACtagaacaaatataaaaataaggacGTAAGCGTGTactgttataattatttaataaaagtcgTTGTTCtttcattctttattatttaactatattACTACAAAATAGAGTAAGAGCACATTTCCCCATGTTGGGTCTTGGGCAGAGAAGAGAAAGACCACAGACAAACAATAACTTAGAAATAGTCAATCATAGACTTCAGTGTTgccaatataaatgtacttatttcTAACAGGTACTTCTTATCCTATCCTAATATTCTCCCGAGGCGCAATTATAAGATATCGGGAAGTGAGACTGATATCCCGTGACGTCTGAGACTCACTTGTGACAGAAGTCAGCTACGTGCTTGTAATAAACACAAAGGTTGCCATGTGCGCCGGTGGTGGAGCAGTAGGCGGGGGTGTCGCACACGTTGTACCGCCCCCGCTTGCACATCGCGCAGGCGCGGCAGGGCTGCGTCGGCTAGACGGCCACGCGGTCGCCCAGCTGCAAGTTCTCCACTTTGGAGCCCATCTAAAAAACGCTTGTTCACTTTAGGATAAACTTGTTTATCTTGACAACTTTGTTTATCtatgttataagtatttattataaaatatagtatctttgaATACTAAAtcaaagatactatattttgtaataacacAATTCGTAACACAAGCTTCGatctcacttcgaggctaactcaatctgtgtaaatctttgtaatttgtctcgtacatatttatttatttataaggtcaggagatataaatacaaacatagtcatgtttatatcccttgcggtgtagagagagccaacagtcttgaaaagtctgcaAGGCCACACtcggctgtatggctaaatgatggaattgagattcaaatagtgaccggttgctagcccatcgctttcaAGAAGCATCcgaaatttataagcctttcccttagtcgcttattacgacatccatgggcaagatatggagtggtcctattctaaagtgctgggaaccatagggcaatatataaataaacaattttaaatgttataatgATTGCGAAGTCGTTGGAAAATGTTACTTGTTCTTCAAGTGAGAGTAGTAACATGACATGTAGAATTATTCATGGAGGTTGGCTCAGGTATTACTTAAGCAGGTATAGCGAAGATCTTGCTGGAATTAGTTTTTaatgttaagaaaataaaagagattatctttaaaattatactacCTACATAACTAGGTAGTATCTAtcttgtatatacatataaaattctcgtgtcacaatgtttgtctccgtactcctccgaaacggctttaccgattttaatcaaattttgcatgcatattcagtaggtctgagaatcggctaacatctatttttcatacccctaagtgttaaggaTTGTCCAcactaaacattttttttaactagaaattactttaatatgatttatataGCAAAGCAACGTTTGTCGGGACAgccagtaaataaataaaagacctTCACAACATAGCCTGCGCCCTCGTGGCCCACCACAATGGGGTCCACCAAGGTCTCGAGCCCGCACCGCCCTGTGTGGTACAGCTTCACGTCAGACCCGCAGATGCCCACACAATCCATCTTGATCAACACATCTGTAATAAACACATCAAAGGTTTGTTTTTGTaggttttatttacttaaataggaaataaaataaaaaatgttaaagacATTAGGTACCTATGGTATAAGCAATGCATTacctaaagaaaaattttcagACGACTTGGGGTCAGGCGGCAGAACTTCGCCATATCAGTTCACAGTGTACTGAGGTATTACTGATCAAGCGAGGTGAGAATGATGTGATTATAGAAAGAACATttaagtacgagtatgtagaatagagattttttttatttgcttcatataacttactttaattaaacaaatataaactgaaaaattatgtaggaaccttgtttaatataatttgtaatgtGCAACCtcttttctattttgtttAGAATGTAAAACTGGCCAGctgtagaaaaagaaaaagaaaatttttaaaaggtgCTTTTGTACAATGTTAAAtctaataagtaagtacttacata from Amyelois transitella isolate CPQ chromosome 16, ilAmyTran1.1, whole genome shotgun sequence carries:
- the LOC106138931 gene encoding sorbitol dehydrogenase, which codes for MCKRGRYNVCDTPAYCSTTGAHGNLCVYYKHVADFCHKIPDNLSMEEGAAIQPVAIATHACNRAGIKLGTELVIFGAGPIGVLCAITARAMGATKILMTDVVQSRLDAAKAMGADLTLLVTKDQTDKQTADTILSMMGCRPDVTIDACGFASAQRVALMITRTGGVLTIVGIGGETTELPLNGAVLREVDIRGSYRIANTYPAALAAVSRGLIDLKPFITHHFPLQLSREAIEYARTGEAMKIIIHVQE